The following are from one region of the Haliaeetus albicilla chromosome 24, bHalAlb1.1, whole genome shotgun sequence genome:
- the WDR6 gene encoding tRNA (34-2'-O)-methyltransferase regulator WDR6 → MESVALVAPVTALEFAGDALLAGTGPEVVAFRLSGGGQAAAAAGRRSVLREASVQGLRAEPGPGGGAAVRVAAFGGRWLAVLAVRRGGPRLAACGGGAARELGARVWEARWAAGGRLALALGGGTVALYEWRGGGRWLRRASCGGAGALRCAALAGRAWARLALAAGTAAGTVVVWRAAEAAAPRRSLRGHRGAVLALCYAAPRGLLASASEDRSVRLWAVGELGDGDGGCCLLVCYGHGARVAAVVLRGPRPVSAGEDGACLEWDGGGGVRRARRGHRGALRALALRPAGGCLATGGDDGGVRLWRPRRAAPAPAALALGAPGRPRAAVLAGPRRVLALDEAGGLAAYEAAAGRWGPVLPPPAAGGARGALAAVPLPGGDEALCALAGGDGRLLLFALSRPGAAAGLRLFEGAVRGLGWAPRPGLPPGAAAAALLVSGPDGEMLWLDVAHRPGQAPRVRLTGRYLLPPCKQRWHTCAAFLPQGGLLVCGDRRGSLLLFPCSSSLEWAAESSGGADGGTDPGGEDSGSGSEPSRLLCKGALPLETPLSVLFGLHGKTGVTSVTCHGDYIYSTGRDGCYRQLRLRGQQLEVLRKHRPCKGLQWIEELRFAPDGDLLVLGFHADNFVVWSSRTGENLHCIPCGGGHRSWSYCSSPSAEAFAFIKCGDVMLYRCEAEPREQQVLLASLHGREMACVRRLGAVEVPGHAALNIFVTGSEDTTACVLALSEGSRAAVPLARLSDHISSVRALALAGPAGPRDEGFGDEGLSALLFSAGGRAQIECYRLLCSRDPASESAVACQVIHVASHRLDEHWERKKNRHKLVKMDPETRYMSLSVVPGTSTEQLPMPWKFLAAACSDGSVRVFGLLEATQKLVLVAESFHHQRCVLKVEAFLHMRAGGERRHLLCSAATDGSVAFWDITGAVADAADALCREEGEMQLLALGAPLLTIMAHSCGVNSLHVHETPEGRYLVASGSDDGSIHLCLLEVALGGGEAVAGTCLRVLERVARPCAHAAHVTGIRVLRPDLLLSASVDQRLTLWRRGPGGLDTLSTTFFHVPDLAELDCWEVAEAGRELQYYCVLCGQGLEMLHGTAPPEPPPPEAHQ, encoded by the exons ATGGAGTCGGTGGCGCTGGTGGCGCCGGTGACGGCGCTGGAGTTCGCGGGGGACGCGCTACTGGCGG GCACGGGCCCGGAGGTGGTGGCGTTCCGGCTGAGCGGCGgcgggcaggcggcggcggcggcggggcggcggagCGTGCTGCGTGAGGCCAGCGTGCAGGGGCTGCGGGCCGAGccgggccccggcggcggggcggcggtgCGGGTGGCGGCCTTCGGCGGGCGCTGGCTGGCGGTGCTGGCGGTGCGGCGCGGCGGGCCGCGGCTGGCGGCctgcggcggcggggcggcgcgggagCTGGGGGCGCGGGTGTGGGAGGCGCGgtgggcggcgggcgggcggctggCGCTGGCGCTGGGCGGCGGGACCGTGGCGCTCTACGAgtggcggggcggcgggcgctggCTGCGGCGGGCGAGCtgcggaggggccggggcgcTGCGCTGCGCCGCGCTGGCGGGGAGGGCCTGGGCGCGGCTGGCGCTGGCGGCCGGCACGGCGGCGGGGACGGTGGTGGTGTGgcgggcggcggaggcggcggccccgcggcggaGCCTGCGCGGGCACCGGGGCGCCGTGCTGGCGCTCTGCTACGCGGCGCCGCGGGGGCTGCTGGCCTCCGCCTCCGAGGACCGCAGCGTGCGGCTCTGGGCCGTGGGCGAGCTGGGCGACGGCGACGGcggctgctgcctgctggtgTGCTACGGCCACGGGGCGCGGGTGGCCGCCGTGGTGCTGCGGGGACCGCGCCCGGTCAGCGCCGGGGAGGACGGCGCCTGCCTGGAGtgggacggcggcggcggcgtgcggcgggcgcggcgggggcaCCGCGGGGCCCTGCGCGCCCTGGCCCTGCGTCCCGCCGGCGGCTGCCTCGCCACGGGCGGCGACGACGGCGGCGTCCGGCTCTggcggccccggcgggcggccccggccccggcggcgctGGCGCTGGGGgccccggggcggccgcgggccGCGGTGctggcggggccgcggcgggtGCTGGCGCTGGACGAGGCGGGCGGGCTGGCGGCCTacgaggcggcggcggggcgctgGGGGCcggtgctgcccccccccgccgccggcggggcccGCGGGGCGCTGGCGGCCGTCCCCCTGCCCGGCGGGGACGAGGCGCTCTGCGCCCTGGCCGGCGGCGACGGGCGCCTCCTCCTCTTCGCCCTCagccgccccggggccgccgccgggctgaGGCTGTTCGAGGGGGCCGTGcgagggctgggctgggcccCCCGGCCCGGGCTGCCccccggtgccgccgccgccgccctcctgGTCTCCGGCCCCGACGGGGAGATGCTCTGGCTGGACGTCGCCCACCGGCCCGGGCAGGCGCCCCGGGTGCGGCTCACGGGACGGTACCTGCTGCCCCCCTGCAAGCAGCGCTGGCACACCTGCGCGGCCTTCCTGCCCCAGGGAGGGCTCCTGGTCTGCGGGGACCGCCggggctccctcctcctcttcccttgcaGCAGCTCCCTGGAGTGGGCTGCAGAAAGCTCCGGCGGTGCCGATGGCGGCACCGACCCAGGCGGCGAGGACTCCGGCAGCGGGTCGGAGCCCTCTCGCTTGTTGTGCAAAGGGGCTCTTCCCCTCGAGACCCCGCTGTCCGTGCTCTTCGGGCTCCACGGGAAGACGGGGGTTACCTCGGTGACCTGCCACGGGGACTACATTTACAGCACCGGCCGGGACGGCTGCTACCGCCAGCTCCGCCTGCGGGGCCAGCAGCTGGAGGTCCTGCGGAAGCACCGGCCCTGCAAAGGGCTGCAGTGGATTGAGGAGCTGCGCTTCGCCCCGGATGGGGACCTCCTCGTGCTGGGCTTTCATGCCGACAACTTCGTGGTGTGGAGCAGCAGGACCGGCGAGAACCTCCACTGCATCCCCTGCGGTGGGGGGCACCGCTCCTGGAGCTACTGCAGCAGCCCCTCGGCCGAGGCCTTCGCCTTCATCAAGTGCGGGGACGTGATGCTGTACCGCTGCGAGGCCGAGCCCCGCGAGCAGCAGGTGCTCCTGGCATCCCTGCACGGGCGGGAGATGGCCTGCGTACGGCGCCTGGGGGCGGTGGAGGTGCCTGGCCATGCTGCCCTTAACATCTTCGTCACCGGCAGCGAGGACACCACGGCCTGCGTCCTGGCGCTCAGCGAGGGCTCCCGGGCAGCTGTGCCCCTCGCCCGGCTCAGTGACCACATTTCCAGCGTGAGAGCGCTGGCGCTGGCTGGCCCCGCGGGACCCCGTGACGAGGGCTTCGGTGACGAGGGTTTGTCTGCCCTGCTCTTCTCTGCGGGTGGCCGGGCACAGATCGAGTGCTACCGCCTGCTGTGTTCCAGGGACCCAGCTTCCGAGAGCGCTGTGGCCTGCCAGGTCATCCATGTAGCCTCCCACCGGCTGGACGAGCACTGGGAGCGGAAGAAGAACAGGCACAAGCTTGTCAAGATGGACCCGGAGACAAG GTACATGTCCCTCTCGGTCGTGCCTGGGACCAGCACCGAGCAGCTGCCAATGCCCTGGAAGttcctggctgctgcctgcagtgaCGGATCGGTCCG GGTCTTCGGGCTGCTGGAGGCCACCCagaagctggtgctggtggcGGAGTCATTTCACCACCAGCGCTGCGTGCTCAAGGTGGAGGCATTCCTGCATAtgcgggcaggaggggagag GAGGCACCTCCTGTGCAGTGCAGCCACTGACGGCAGCGTCGCCTTCTGGGACATCACCGGCGCCGTTGCGGATGCGGCGGACGCCCTGTGCCGAGAGGAGGGAGAGATGCAGCTCCTGG CCCTGGGTGCCCCGCTGCTCACCATCATGGCCCACAGCTGCGGTGTGAACAGCCTCCACGTCCACGAGACGCCGGAGGGACGGTACCTGGTGGCCAGCGGCAGCGATGACGGCTCCATCCACCTCTGCCTGCTGGAGGTAGCCCTGGGCGGGGGCGAGGCCGTGGCGGGGACCTGCCTGCGTGTCCTGGAGCGGGTGGCCAGGCCCTGCGCCCATGCCGCCCACGTGACGGGAATCCGGGTGCTGCGGCCGGACCTGCTGCTCTCCGCCTCGGTGGACCAGCGCTTGACGCTGTGGCGCCGGGGCCCGGGCGGGCTGGACACGCTCAGCACCACCTTCTTCCACGTGCCTGACCTGGCTGAGCTGGACTGCTGGGAGGTGGCAGAGGCCGGCAGGGAGCTGCAGTACTACTGCGTGCTCTGTGGGCAGGGTCTGGAGATGCTGCATGGTACGGCTCCCCCCGAGCCCCCTCCGCCGGAGGCTCACCAGTAA
- the DALRD3 gene encoding LOW QUALITY PROTEIN: DALR anticodon-binding domain-containing protein 3 (The sequence of the model RefSeq protein was modified relative to this genomic sequence to represent the inferred CDS: deleted 3 bases in 2 codons), producing MAALPLQPARAQDGRPGALRAAPNMAAACDSAWGGGRAGMSLPVCSGGSAGRAPMDTGEGRPGVAATLRALNGALGRPAALWVKENGARNLRHRDFLAPRAALNAAFPGGQVPADVMAGVTSLGGPGVLAVRGCQETPAGLAVQVRRPEAFRRLLSPLPGPAPAAGLQAGCVVLHCPALRVPAAALRPRHLRTILLADHLAQLLRAQGVSVRLVPALAEEGSRQVLRQLRVDWPSGSGGSALPDTVSALKRALGRSPCATACEQGPGAAALPEDVICKVHLKSFVEQQGLVGYDPNLDVLLVTEGKLRSLAELQQAVLQCAAGGQGSCCSIVHVVSCEEEFRQQQLDLLWRILDPGAHTALQKHLVCGPVKVTNPSSPIGADQYFQLRKRQMYEASVMKYGELAQDEAWTEVIDTLTVAAIRFEMLSTAHRSQITLDLEDSSISTKGTKSGAFVMYNCARLATLFDTYQRAVERGTYPALPPVSELNFSCLREEGEWLLLFNYLLPFPEVLQQAAELPTPTKGIRITANTESVCKFLIQLSMDFSSYYNRVHVLGEPFPHLFDQMFARLQLLGAVRDMFHSALATLHLPPLSQI from the exons ATGGCCGCTCTGCCCCTT CAACCCGCCCGCGCCCAAGATGGCCGCCCGGGAGCGCTGCGCGCCGCGCCCAACATGGCGGCCGCCTGCGACAGCGCA tgggggggcgggcgggccgggaTGTCACTTCCGGTCTGCAGCGGCGGAAGCGCCGGCCGTGCTCCCATGGACACGGGCGAGGGCCGGCCGGGGGTGGCGGCGACGCTGCGGGCCCTGAACGGGGCGCTGGGGCGGCCCGCCGCCCTCTGGGTGAAGGAGAACGGCGCCCGCAACCTGCGGCACCGGGACTTCCTGGCGCCGCGGGCCGCGCTGAACGCCGCCTTCCCCGGGGGGCAG GTGCCCGCCGACGTCATGGCGGGCGTGACGTCATTGGGAGGCCCGGGAGTGCTGGCGGTGCGGGGCTGCCAGGAGACGCCGGCGGGGCTGGCGGTGCAGGTGCGGCGCCCCGAGGCCTTCCGTCGCCTGCTGTCccccctgcccggcccggcccccgcggcggggctgcaggcaggctgcgTGGTGCTGCACTGCCCGGCCCTGCGCGTCCCCGCCGCTGCCCTGCGGCCGCGCCACCTCCGCACCATCCTGCTGGCCGACCACCTGGCCCAGCTGCTGCGTGCCCAGGG GGTCAGCGTCCGCCTGGTCCCTGCCCTCGCCGAGGAGGGGAGCCGGCAGGTCCTGCGGCAGCTCCGTGTCGACTGGCCCTCCGGCTCCGGTGGCTCAGCCCTCCCTGACACCGTCTCGGCCTTGAAGCGGGCGCTGGGCCGGTCACCCTGTGCCACAGCTTGTGAGCAGGGGCCAGGCGCAGCTGCGCTGCCTGAGGATGTCATCTGTAAAGTGCACTTGAAGAGCTTTGTGGAGCAGCAGGGCTTGGTGGGCTACGACCCCAATCTAGATGTCCTTCTGG tgACGGAGGGGAAGCTGCGGTCcctggctgagctgcagcaagctGTTCTGCAGTGTGCG gctggaggccaggggagctgctgcagcattgTGCATGTGGTCAGCTGCGAGGAGGAATTCCGGCAGCAGCAGTTGGACCTGCTCTGGAGGATTTTGGACCCAGGAGCCCACACAGCTTTGCAG aAACACCTGGTCTGTGGGCCAGTGAAGGTGACAAACCCCTCATCACCCATTGGGGCAGACCAGTACTTCCA GCTCCGAAAACGCCAGATGTACGAAGCCTCCGTGATGAAGTATGGGGAGCTTGCGCAAG ATGAGGCCTGGACTGAGGTGATTGATACCCTCACAGTGGCTGCCATCAGGTTTGAGATGCTGAGCACTGCTCACCGGAGTCAG ATCACCCTGGACCTGGAGGACAGCAGCATCTCCACAAAGGGAACCAAGAGCGGCGCCTTTGTGATGTACAACTGTGCCCGGCTGGCCACGCTCTTTGACACCTACCAGCGGGCTGTGGAGCGGG GAACAtacccagctctgccaccagtGTCAGAACTGAACTTCTCCTGCCTCCGGGAAGAG GGCGAATGGCTCCTGCTCTTCAACTAtctcctgcccttccctgaagtcctgcagcaggcagcagagctgcccacACCCACCAAGGGGATCCGGATCACAGCCAACACAGAGTCA GTGTGCAAGTTCCTGATACAGCTCAGCATGGATTTCAGCTCTTACTACAACCGGGTCCACGTCCTGGGG GAGCCATTCCCTCACCTTTTTGACCAGATGTTTGCCCgcctccagctgctgggagcagtgaGGGACATGTTCCACAGCGCACTGGCGACTCTGCACCTCCCTCCTCTCAGCCAAATCTGA